The uncultured Carboxylicivirga sp. genomic interval CCTTTTATTAGCAGTTCTTTCATTCCGGTTACTACCTTGTCCCGCCTCAATTCATTGTCCATTTGCCCTACAAGGAAAAGAATATTTTGTTGAAACGAGCCAGCTGGAGTTGTTGGGTCTAATTCTTGCGTAACTGCCAATGTAATAATCCCATGCTTTTTGATTAAGTCATTTGCAATAGAAGCTCCATTAATACCTGAGCGAGAAAAGCGTTCATAAGAATATACGATAACGTAATTAATGCTTTTCGACCTCTTTACAAAGGTTAGCATCCTATTGAATTCTTTACGGTCATCAGTTTTTGCTGATTCGTAAGTTCCACCAAAATAGCCTACAACATTTAATCCCCTTCGTTCAGCAAATATTTCGCAATGCTTTTTCTGTGAACCAAGACTTGTATTATCTTCCTGGTCTGCCGATGAAACTCTTGTATAAATCACGGCATTATTACCTTCCTTGAATTTTTCAGGGACTTTTGGTGCAAATTGTTGAAAAAGGGATAAGTTGCTCATAAACTACATTTTTAGACTTACTCTCTACAAATATACTGATTCCCTGGATTTTACATAACACTACATCTCTTGCTCTACAACTTCTTCCTTTGATAAGGACTCAAGAATTAATAAAGAAAAGGTTTCAGCGCAATCAAAAAGGTTATTGTAATCCTGTTCTGTAATATCTTTGTATTTATTTCTTCTTTGCAGTTCCTCTATAGGAAGGCGTTGTTTTGCCCTCTGAGTAGCTTCCTGAATAGTATGTGAATCCGGCTTTTGCATAATTGCTATAAAAATTATGCTACAAACCTATACCTATTGCGTAGTCTGCTCTGGCTGGTTTTGCTCAGATTTTTTTATAATTGTCTTGAATATGTTAAATGTGGTTATTTTTGTTTGTATTTGTCTATTTGTAAAGTTGCCAATAGTAACTTGATGTGTGAATTTGCTAAAAGAATTGGCCATTTTATCATATAAATCATTGGTAATATAGCAAGAATTATAGCTTAAGGACTATAAAGAATATTAGAATTAGAACTGTGTGAATACTAAAAAGAAATTATTTTTAGCACTATTCAATCCCTTATAACTCATTCAAGATGTCCAATATTTCATTTAGCACATCTTTTTTTATCAAAGAATTTGTCGTTGTAATCTTCCGACGTAGATAATTTTGTGGCACTTGCTTTTTAATAAGCACCTTTGCCAATTTCCCCAAATTAATCAACAATTCTTTTTCAGGTGATTCACTTTGAAAAAAGTCATTGAGTGTAGCCTTTGAAAAATGACTACTAACGGGATTGTGACATTCTTGCAATCTTGAAAGTGTAATTCTATATTCATCCTGCATTTTTTGAAACTCAAGTACAGTTCCCCCGGCATCAGAATGGAGTTGCTTTGCTAAATGACGATAAAGTAGTTTGGCTTGCTCCACATTAGTAATACCCTGAAAATACTTCATAGCTGTTCAAATTCTTCAAGTGATATACTAAAGTGTTCCAGGATTAAAAGGAGTTGTTGTTTGTTGTAATAATGGCATCTGGTATTTCCGGCATTTGCAATTTGTTCTTTTAACGGAGGGCAAATTTCAATTTCACATCTGAGTTGCTGCATTGCCGACCTTACAGAAATACTATTGGGATATAACTTTTTTACAATGTCTTGTTTTAATATTGTTCTTCGTATTATCATATTTGAAAAATTTTGCGAGAAATGAATAATTTTTTGAAACAAAAAGCATTTTGAAAAGCATGCGTGGAATTAAACAGGATTTTATTACTAATAAAACAAAGTATATCGTAATAAATCAAAAAACACAAAGGGTCTATAAACACGAAAAGCCTCTGTAAGAGGCTTGTTGCAAGTGTTATATGTATTTTTTTAGGCACAATTCATTGTATTACACCCTTTGGTAAACCGTTCTGTAAATATATTAATTTGGAATTAAATTGGAAAATATTTTCATTATTGAAGGCCAAAACTAACTTTGAAAACCAAATACTCAAAAAAACACGTTAACCGTGTTAACTTTGTTAACTATACTTGTAAATAACAGAAATTCTGTCACTTAATGGTTAACAGGCTGTTGATCTCTATGTTAACCTGTGTTAACCATTAATTATGCGAAAAAAATGTAATAAACGAAAAAAGTCGGCTATTCACCGACTTCCTATTTTAGAGAATAAAAGCTTACTTTTTTAACACCTTCTTCAAAACTTCGTCTTTATCTAGCTTCTTGGTACAGAAGAACCAATCCTTACAATCTATTTCACTATCTTCCATTCTATCTTTTGCTGTACCACATGAACCCGCTGGGCTAATAATCACATCGTCTCCTGGTCTCCAATCAGCAGGAGTTGCTACTCCAAATTCATCAGCAGCTTGCATTGCAATTAATGCACGGTATAGCTCATCAAAGTTTCTGCCTAAACTTAAAGGATAATAAATGATAGCACGAATAATTCCTTTTGGATCAACAAAGAAAACGGCGCGAACAGCTTTAGTTGAATCTTCATTGGGTTGAATCATGCCATATTTCTTAGCAACATCCATTTTAATATCTTCAATCAAAGGAAAAGTAACTTCTATGTCTTTCATCCCTTTATATTCAATTTTTTCTTTAATGGTGCGTAGCCATGCAATATGACTGTACAAGCCGTCAATAGAAAGACCGATAAGCTCACAATTAGCTTCATTGAATTGCTTCTCCATATGAGCAAAAGTCATAAATTCTGATGTACATACAGGTGTAAAATCAGCAGGATGGCTGAATAAAATTGACCATTTGCCTTTATAATCTGAGGGGAAATTGATTTCACCTTGTGTGGTTACTGCTTTAAATTCCGGTGCAGGGTCACCAATACGTGGCATACTCACTGCTTGTAATTCTTGATTTTCTTCCATTTTTTAATTTTTAAATTCAACATTTATTAAAAGTTCCATTTATTTGCAATACAAAATTTTTTAGTTTAAACCCTTTAATGTTTTTTTTCTTGAAATAATCAGTTAACAGCTTGTCAAGTTCTTTATCGTTGTAATCCTCTATTAAATCACACTCCACACAATACAAATGATGGTGATTTTCCATAATTCCATCGTATCGCATAACTCCATTATCTGTTGTAACCTTCTTGACAAGTTTATTTTCGATTAGCGTATCAAGCACTTTGTAAATTGTACCCATCGCAACATTGGGATTTTCCTTTCTCACATATGCGAGTATGTTATCCGCTGTTGGATGATTATTAAGCTCATAAACAGCTTTTAACACAGCCATTCGCTGAGGGGTTACTTTTAATCCTTCGCTTTTAATCTTTTCGCTTATTTGTTCTGTCAACTTCTTCATTATATAATTTCTTTGCGGAGAAATATTCTTATTAAAGAACAAATAAAATTCCGAAATGTTTACGATTTTAATAAGAAAACCGATTTATTTTTTTAAATATCCATTTTTTAGAAAACATTTTAGATTATTTGCTTTTTACAATTCTTTTAAAGTAGGTTGTTTCGGTAATTACGCCACAGAGTTGTTGTTTGGCATCCTTGACTAGCACCTTGTACACATTATTATCTTTCATTTCTTTTCCAATTAATATTAATGGGTCAGTTTCATTGAAAATGAGGATAGGTTTAAGGTCAATATCCGATATTTTCTGAGAAATATCTGTGCTGTTGTTTATTATATGGTCAAACAAGTTTCTTGTATTGAGTATACCTATTGGCTTATTAGTTGAGTCCATTACTACTAAAGAATGAATATGTTCTTCTTCAAATAATTCAATGGCTTCCTTAATACTTTTATCATCATTTATAGTAAAGACTCCTTTACTCATTACATCACCAGCTACATCTGGTGGTGCTTGTCCAAATATTACATTGGTAAATTTAACATACCATGCAGCCGATTGCGTTTGAATAATATAAGCTACAGCAATTATTAGCGCAATTTCCGAACCCTCAGAGCCGAACACAGTCATTGCAATTGCCAATGCAATAGAAAGGTTACGCAAAACACTTCCATATACCAAGGCAATTCCATTTGCACGTGTAAAGAAATACTTTCCAATAAGAGTACTTATAGCAAAGTTTGCAATATACAATATAGCTAATGGAATGGCATACTTTATTAAAACTGTTGGGTCGGCAACTATTGACTTTGCTTTTAATGCCATTGCTACAAATACTATACTTAACACTCCAAGAGTAGATATAGGTGGAAATATCTTTTTTATATCTTTTTGGTATTTAGCCATTCCATACTTTTTTATGATGAATTGCTGAGTTATGTAACCAAATAGCATTGGAAGAAAAACAACCACTATAATTTGTTGAAATACTTTAGCCAAAGGAATTTCTATTTTTGCACCTAATAAAAGTTGCAAATACAATGGAGTAATTGCAGAACCTAAAATAAGA includes:
- a CDS encoding DUF4248 domain-containing protein, whose protein sequence is MIIRRTILKQDIVKKLYPNSISVRSAMQQLRCEIEICPPLKEQIANAGNTRCHYYNKQQLLLILEHFSISLEEFEQL
- a CDS encoding transcriptional repressor; translation: MKKLTEQISEKIKSEGLKVTPQRMAVLKAVYELNNHPTADNILAYVRKENPNVAMGTIYKVLDTLIENKLVKKVTTDNGVMRYDGIMENHHHLYCVECDLIEDYNDKELDKLLTDYFKKKNIKGFKLKNFVLQINGTFNKC
- a CDS encoding bile acid:sodium symporter, whose protein sequence is MKILQFLQKNLVFTIPAFMVLGLIYGANIDAVRLKTTILPLTFLMVYPMMVNLNIKKVFSKGDNKVQVTTQLVNFILIPFIGYILGRLFFPENPILMLGLLLTSLLPTSGMTISWTGFAKGNMVEAVKMTVIGLILGSAITPLYLQLLLGAKIEIPLAKVFQQIIVVVFLPMLFGYITQQFIIKKYGMAKYQKDIKKIFPPISTLGVLSIVFVAMALKAKSIVADPTVLIKYAIPLAILYIANFAISTLIGKYFFTRANGIALVYGSVLRNLSIALAIAMTVFGSEGSEIALIIAVAYIIQTQSAAWYVKFTNVIFGQAPPDVAGDVMSKGVFTINDDKSIKEAIELFEEEHIHSLVVMDSTNKPIGILNTRNLFDHIINNSTDISQKISDIDLKPILIFNETDPLILIGKEMKDNNVYKVLVKDAKQQLCGVITETTYFKRIVKSK
- a CDS encoding peroxiredoxin — encoded protein: MEENQELQAVSMPRIGDPAPEFKAVTTQGEINFPSDYKGKWSILFSHPADFTPVCTSEFMTFAHMEKQFNEANCELIGLSIDGLYSHIAWLRTIKEKIEYKGMKDIEVTFPLIEDIKMDVAKKYGMIQPNEDSTKAVRAVFFVDPKGIIRAIIYYPLSLGRNFDELYRALIAMQAADEFGVATPADWRPGDDVIISPAGSCGTAKDRMEDSEIDCKDWFFCTKKLDKDEVLKKVLKK